Proteins encoded together in one Ipomoea triloba cultivar NCNSP0323 chromosome 4, ASM357664v1 window:
- the LOC116015418 gene encoding scarecrow-like protein 3 — protein MVAMVQEEGSSSIGSSPLQYFSMMSLSPGIGSPYPWLGEMRSERRGLFLVHLLVTCVNHVAAGNIENANIVLEHISHLAASDGDSMQRVAAYFNEALADRILKGWPGLYKALKSTRITSAADENVVQKMFFELCPFLRLSYVITNEAIMEAMEREKVVHIIDLNAFEPAQWISLLQAMSVRPEGPPHIRITGINEHKEVLEQMAHQLNEAAEKLDIPFQFNPIVSRLESLSIESLPVKMGEAIAISSVLQLHPFLAFDDEMLQRNTPPVVSRHANSVHLQRILQVNPRTLGDFLEKEVANPYGASPDSTSSSPLPLATAPKMMSFLNSLWSLSPKIMVMTEQEANHNGFSLMDRTMEALNFYAALFDCLESTIPRASPERQKIEKMVYGEEIKNIISCEGLERKERHEKLEKWIPRLELSGFRKVRLSYHIMMQGRRLLHSHNYDGYNLKDQDGCFLICWQDQPLFSVSAWRFQRYS, from the coding sequence ATGGTAGCTATGGTCCAAGAGGAGGGTTCATCTTCAATTGGTTCGTCGCCACTTCAGTACTTCTCCATGATGTCGCTCTCGCCTGGAATAGGGTCACCGTATCCCTGGCTGGGAGAGATGAGGTCAGAGCGACGGGGTTTGTTCCTAGTCCATCTTCTGGTCACCTGTGTGAACCATGTTGCTGCTGGGAACATTGAGAATGCTAACATTGTCCTCGAGCACATCTCGCATCTCGCTGCTTCTGATGGCGATTCGATGCAGAGAGTGGCTGCATACTTCAACGAGGCGCTTGCTGACCGCATCCTTAAAGGCTGGCCGGGGCTGTACAAGGCCTTAAAGTCCACCCGAATAACGTCTGCAGCTGATGAAAATGTTGTGCAGAAGATGTTTTTTGAGCTCTGCCCGTTCCTGAGATTGTCTTATGTGATCACGAATGAGGCTATCATGGAGGCGATGGAACGGGAGAAAGTTGTCCACATTATTGATCTCAACGCGTTTGAGCCTGCACAGTGGATTAGTCTTCTGCAGGCTATGAGTGTGCGCCCCGAAGGTCCACCACATATCAGGATAACAGGGATTAACGAGCATAAAGAGGTGCTGGAGCAGATGGCACACCAGTTAAATGAAGCTGCAGAGAAACTGGATATCCCGTTTCAGTTTAATCCTATAGTTAGCAGATTGGAGAGTCTCAGCATCGAGAGCTTGCCCGTGAAGATGGGCGAAGCGATTGCAATAAGCTCCGTGCTGCAGCTGCATCCTTTTTTAGCATTCGACGACGAAATGCTGCAGAGGAACACCCCCCCGGTGGTGTCTAGGCACGCGAATTCTGTCCATCTGCAGAGGATCCTGCAGGTGAATCCTCGTACCTTGGGGGATTTTCTCGAGAAAGAAGTGGCTAATCCATACGGTGCTAGCCCCGATTCCACTTCCTCGTCGCCTTTGCCTTTAGCCACTGCACCTAAGATGATGAGTTTCCTCAATTCCCTGTGGAGCCTCTCCCCCAAAATAATGGTCATGACCGAGCAAGAAGCAAACCACAACGGGTTCAGTCTGATGGACCGAACCATGGAGGCCTTAAACTTCTACGCTGCCCTTTTCGACTGCTTGGAATCCACCATCCCGAGAGCATCACCCGAGCGCCAGAAGATCGAGAAGATGGTATACGGGGAGGAGATCAAGAACATCATATCCTGCGAGGGACTAGAACGAAAGGAAAGGCACGAAAAGCTCGAGAAATGGATCCCAAGGCTCGAGCTGTCTGGTTTCAGGAAGGTGAGATTGAGCTATCACATCATGATGCAAGGGAGGAGATTGTTACACAGCCATAACTACGATGGATACAACCTTAAAGATCAAGACGGGTGTTTCCTCATTTGCTGGCAGGATCAACCCCTCTTCTCGGTCTCGGCCTGGAGATTTCAAAGGTACAGCTAA